Proteins encoded together in one Scheffersomyces stipitis CBS 6054 chromosome 5, complete sequence window:
- the HEM1 gene encoding 5-aminolevulinate synthase, mitochondrial precursor (5-aminolevulinic acid synthase) (Delta-aminolevulinate synthase) (Delta-ALA synthetase) (go_function transaminase activity; 5-aminolevulinate synthase activity~go_process biosynthesis; heme biosynthesis): MESLTRASMAVCPFVKASSAQTLRQISRSSSGGLASQARQCPFMGAAMRAQERNYSSATRPARATASTAATSSATASSPYAFKGEDLTASDISLGSNESAFDFHGYMADELHRKREDKSYRFFNNINRLAQDFPKAHRSNEEDRVTVWCSNDYLGMGKNTNTLNEMKRVLEVYGSGAGGTRNIAGHNVHAIKLESELAALHKHEAALVFSSCFVCNDAVLSLFGQKIKDLVIFSDVLNHASMIQGIKNSRAKKHIFKHNDLADLEAKLAQYPKSTPKLIAFESVYSMCGSIAPIEAICDLAEKYGALTFLDEVHAVGMYGPHGAGVAEHLNFEAHLKSGIEHPDIKTVMSRVDMVTGTLGKAFGTVGGYITGKASMIDWFRSYAPGFIFTTSLPPAIMAGSSASIRYQRATLQDRIAQQKNTRYVKNNLNAIGIPVMPNPAHIVPVLIGNAADAKKASDLLLNKHDIYVQAINFPTVPIGEERLRITPTPGHGPELSNQLIEAVDSVFNELNLSRISDWERNGGLCGVGERDAAPIEHIWTDAQLALSDSDLNPNVFDPVVAPIGVSSGVSSY, translated from the coding sequence ATGGAGTCCTTAACCAGGGCCTCTATGGCCGTGTGTCCATTCGTCAAGGCTTCGAGTGCTCAGACTTTGCGTCAGATCTCGAGATCGTCTTCCGGAGGATTGGCTAGCCAGGCTCGTCAATGCCCATTCATGGGAGCTGCCATGAGAGCTCAGGAAAGAAACTATTCCAGTGCTACACGTCCCGCTAGAGCCACTGCCTCGACTGCTGCCACATCCTCTGCTacagcttcttctccttACGCATTCAAAGGTGAAGATCTCACTGCTAGTGACATCAGTCTTGGTAGCAACGAATCAGCATTTGATTTCCACGGCTACATGGCAGACGAATTGCacagaaagagagaagacAAGTCCTAtcgtttcttcaacaacatcaaccGTTTGGCCCAAGACTTCCCCAAGGCTCATCGCTCCAATGAGGAAGACAGGGTTACCGTCTGGTGTTCTAACGACTACCTCGGTATGGGCAAAAACACTAACACCCTCAACGAGATGAAGAGGGTCTTGGAAGTGTACGGTTCCGGTGCTGGTGGTACGAGAAACATTGCCGGCCACAACGTCCATGCCATCAAATTGGAGTCGGAACTCGCTGCTTTGCATAAGCATGAGGCGGCGTTGGTATTTTCGTCCTGTTTCGTTTGTAATGATGCTGTGTTGTCACTTTTTGGACAGAAGATCAAGGACTTGGTCATTTTCTCCGATGTCTTGAACCATGCCTCCATGATCCAGGGAATCAAGAATTCTAGAGCTAAGAAGCATATCTTCAAGCACAACGACTTAGCTGACTTGGAAGCCAAATTGGCTCAGTATCCCAAGTCGACTCCCAAGTTGATCGCTTTCGAGTCCGTCTACTCCATGTGTGGCTCCATCGCTCCCATTGAAGCAATTTGCGACTTGGCTGAAAAGTATGGAGCCTTGACCTTCTTGGACGAAGTTCATGCTGTAGGTATGTACGGTCCCCATGGGGCTGGTGTAGCCGAGCACTTGAACTTTGAAGCTCATTTGAAGTCTGGAATTGAACATCCAGACATTAAAACCGTCATGAGTAGAGTCGATATGGTCACCGGTACTTTAGGTAAAGCTTTCGGTACGGTTGGTGGCTATATCACTGGTAAGGCCAGCATGATCGACTGGTTCAGATCTTATGCACCAGgcttcatcttcaccaCGTCGTTGCCTCCAGCCATCATGGCCGGTTCCAGTGCTTCGATCAGATACCAGAGAGCCACTTTGCAGGACAGAATTGCCCAGCAGAAGAACACTAGATacgtcaagaacaacttgaatgCCATCGGTATTCCCGTCATGCCCAACCCAGCGCACATTGTTCCTGTTTTGATTGGAAATGCTGCTGATGCTAAGAAGGCTTCGGACttattgttgaacaagcaCGACATATATGTCCAGGCTATCAACTTCCCCACCGTTCCTATTGGTGAAGAGAGATTGAGAATCACCCCTACTCCCGGTCACGGTCCCGAACTCTCCAACCAATTGATTGAGGCTGTTGATTCTGTgttcaacgagttgaactTGAGCAGAATCAGCGACTGGGAAAGAAACGGCGGTTTGTGTGGTGTTGGTGAGCGCGACGCTGCTCCAATTGAACATATTTGGACCGACGCCCAGTTGGCTTTGTCTGACTCCGATTTGAACCCTAATGTTTTTGACCCTGTCGTCGCTCCAATTGGTGTTTCCTCGGGTGTTTCCTCTTACTAA
- the SAD2 gene encoding secondary alcohol dehydrogenase (SADH2) (go_function alcohol dehydrogenase activity, zinc-dependent; zinc ion binding), which translates to MSIPATQYGFVFTKKDGLKIRENMPVLEPKADQVLLKVDAVGLCHSDLHAIYDGFDFGDNYVMGHEIAGTIVKKGAMVDFWDLNTRVACFGPNSCGHCQLCRTGFENDCINVVNGWFGLGKNGGYQQYLLVEKPRNLVAIPDNVESSDAAAITDALLTPYHAMRLAGVRSGTKLLQIGAGGLGVNGIQIAKAFGAQVTVIDKKPEAVDVAKSLGADEVYSALPESTSPGSFDVAIDYVSTQGTFDTCQKYVRSKGNIVPVGLAAPRISFNLGDLALREINVLGSFWGTSSDLKECFDLVSKGKVKPKVTVAPLKQLPEYIVKLQNSAYEGRVVFKP; encoded by the coding sequence ATGTCTATTCCTGCTACACAATATGGTTTCGTCTTCACCAAAAAGGACGGTTTAAAAATTCGCGAGAACATGCCTGTTCTCGAACCCAAGGCTGACCAAGTCTTGCTTAAAGTCGACGCAGTAGGATTGTGTCACTCCGACCTTCATGCCATCTACGACGGCTTCGACTTTGGTGACAATTACGTTATGGGCCACGAAATCGCCGGCACCATTGTCAAGAAGGGAGCCATGGTCGACTTTTGGGACCTAAACACCCGTGTTGCCTGTTTTGGTCCAAACTCCTGTGGCCATTGTCAACTTTGTCGTACTGGTTTTGAAAATGATTGTATCAATGTCGTCAACGGCTGGTTTGGATTAGGTAAAAACGGAGGCTACCAGCAATATTTGTTGGTTGAAAAGCCTCGTAATTTGGTTGCTATTCCAGACAACGTCGAGCTGTCCGATGCAGCTGCCATTACCGACGCTTTGTTGACCCCCTACCATGCCATGAGATTAGCTGGTGTTAGATCAGGCACGAAGCTCTTGCAAATTGGTGCTGGAGGATTGGGAGTAAATGGTATTCAGATTGCTAAAGCATTTGGAGCTCAAGTCACTGTTATCGACAAAAAGCCCGAGGCTGTAGACGTCGCTAAGAGCCTAGGCGCAGATGAAGTATATTCTGCACTTCCTGAATCAACCAGTCCGGGAAGTTTCGATGTTGCTATCGACTACGTTTCTACTCAAGGCACTTTCGACACTTGTCAAAAGTACGTCAGATCTAAGGGTAATATTGTTCCCGTTGGATTGGCCGCTCCAAGAATTTCGTTTAACTTGGGAGATTTGGCCCTTAGAGAAATCAATGTCCTTGGTAGCTTCTGGGGTACATCATCCGACTTGAAGGAATGTTTCGATTTGGTCAGCAAGGGCAAAGTCAAACCTAAGGTGACTGTTGCTCCATTGAAGCAATTGCCTGAATACATTGTCAAGTTACAGAATTCGGCCTACGAAGGTAGAGTCGTGTTCAAGCCATGA
- the PTR2 gene encoding proton-dependent oligopeptide transporter, POT family (go_component membrane~go_function transporter activity~go_process oligopeptide transport), which translates to MSDIKKASSSESLQAVDEKIGHIAINDIDKEISSGDDYDFNDANNYSTHYVDEFNPKGLRIPTDEESETLRRILGRASYASYLICLCELAERASYYSVTGILSNFIQRPMPKDSPHGWGAPADRNSSVSAGALGQGLQAANALTLLLTFLAYCVPLYGGFVADTRIGKFKAIWVGVIAGFVSHVLFVIAAIPSVLKHGDAAMAPTVLAIITLAFGTGFIKPNLLPLLMDQYREKTDVVKVLPSGEKVIVDRQKTLERMTLIFYWAINIGAFFQLATSYCERDVGFWLAFFVPIIMYLVLPVVLVFLQSRLVRDSPKGSVLETAWKVTRVTFSKGWISRWRNNTLWEYAKPSNMLERGREFYNEKKKTPITWDDQWVLDIKQTVNSCKIFIYFPIFNLADGGIGSVQTSQAGAMTTNGVPNDLFNNFNPLTIIILIPILDYIVYPILRKYRIEFRPVWRIWLGFILAGSSQIAGAIIQWKVYKTSPCGYYATTCDEFSPLSAWQDVSLYILSAAGECFAMTTAYELAYTRSPPHMKGLVMALFLFTSAISAAISQAITPALIDPHLIWPFAGIAIATFIAAFMFVYQFRNLHKEMEEERIIREALDHSERDRDLISHGGIDNDNNLQAVTSIKSAVGK; encoded by the coding sequence ATGTCAGACATTAAGAAGGCCAGCTCCTCGGAATCTCTCCAGGCTGTCGACGAAAAAATTGGCCACATCGCCATTAACGATATTGACAAAGAAATCTCCTCTGGTGACGACTACGATTTCAATGATGCAAACAACTACTCAACCCACTACGTTGATGAATTCAACCCAAAGGGTTTGAGAATCCCAACTGAcgaagaatctgaaaccCTTAGAAGAATCTTGGGTAGAGCTTCTTACGCCTCTTACTTGATCTGTTTGTGTGAGTTGGCCGAAAGAGCCTCTTACTATTCGGTTACTGGTATCTTGTCTAACTTTATTCAAAGACCAATGCCAAAAGACTCTCCTCACGGATGGGGTGCTCCAGCTGATAGAAACTCGAGTGTTTCTGCTGGTGCTTTGGGCCAAGGTCTTCAAGCTGCTAACGCTCTTACCCTTTTGCTTACTTTCCTCGCTTACTGTGTTCCATTGTATGGTGGTTTCGTTGCTGATACCAGAATTGGTAAGTTCAAGGCTATTTGGGTTGGTGTTATTGCTGGTTTTGTTTCCCACGTTTTGTTCGTTATTGCTGCCATCCCATCTGTTCTTAAGCACGGTGATGCTGCTATGGCTCCAACCGTTCTTGCTATCATTACCTTAGCTTTCGGTACTGGTTTCATCAAGCCAAACTTGTTGCCTCTTCTTATGGACCAATACAGAGAAAAGACCGATGTCGTCAAAGTCTTGCCATCTGGTGAAAAGGTCATTGTCGATCGTCAAAAGACCTTGGAAAGAATGACTTTGATCTTCTACTGGGCTATTAACATTGGTgctttcttccaattggCCACTTCTTACTGTGAAAGAGACGTTGGTTTCTGGTTGGCTTTCTTCGTTCCTATTATTATGTACTTGGTCTTGCCAGTTGTCTTGGTCTTCTTGCAAAGCAGATTGGTCAGAGACTCTCCAAAGGgttctgttcttgaaaCTGCTTGGAAGGTTACCAGAGTTACTTTCTCTAAAGGCTGGATCAGCAGATGGAGAAACAACACCTTGTGGGAATACGCCAAGCCATCTAACATGCTCGAAAGAGGTAGAGAATTCTACaacgaaaagaagaagacaccAATCACCTGGGATGACCAATGGGTTTTGGACATTAAACAAACTGTCAACTCTTGTAAGATTTTCATCTACTTCCCAATCTTTAACTTGGCTGATGGTGGTATTGGATCTGTTCAAACCTCTCAAGCTGGTGCCATGACTACTAACGGTGTTCCAAAcgatttgttcaacaatttcaaccCATTGACGATTATTATCTTGATTCCAATTCTTGACTACATTGTATACCCAATCTTGAGAAAGtatagaattgaattccGTCCAGTTTGGAGAATTTGGCTTGGTTTCATTTTGGCTGGTTCTTCTCAAATCGCTGGTGCCATCATTCAATGGAAAGTTTACAAAACCTCGCCATGCGGTTACTACGCTACTACATGTGATGAATTTTCTCCATTGTCTGCTTGGCAAGATGTTTCTTTGTACATTCTTTCCGCTGCTGGTGAATGTTTTGCTATGACTACTGCTTACGAATTGGCCTACACTCGTTCTCCTCCACACATGAAGGGTCTTGTTATGGCTTTGTTCTTATTTACCTCTGCCATCTCTGCTGCCATTTCGCAGGCTATTACTCCAGCTTTGATTGACCCACACTTAATCTGGCCTTTCGCTGGTATTGCCATTGCTACTTTCATTGCTGCTTTCATGTTCGTTTACCAATTCAGAAACTTGCACAaggaaatggaagaagaaagaattaTCAGAGAAGCTTTGGACCATTCTGAAAGAGACAGAGATCTCATCTCGCACGGTGGAATTGACAACGATAACAACTTGCAAGCCGTTACCTCCATCAAGTCTGCTGTTGGCAAATAA
- the PHO5 gene encoding secreted acid phosphatase (go_function acid phosphatase activity): MVSISKLINNGLLLVGQSVFEDVATPQQAAVEQYNVVKFLGGSAPYVQRNGFGINTDLPDQCTYEQVQLFSRHGERYPAQSDGKNYEPIWKKFQSYNGTYKGSLAFLNDYEYFVPNSELYEKETTPGNSQGLYSGTTNALRHGAYFRSKYNSLYNENSTEPLPIFTSNSGRCAMTSNYFARGFLGEDYEEGETVVYNIIAEEADQGANSLTPRISCNTYNSSLHNDVVNKYNTSYLNTIQKRLVGENPGLNLTATDVSYLFGWCAYEINVRGASPFCDIFTNEEFIKNSYHTDLSNYYSNGPGNNATLVIGSTLLNASLALLLDEEAENKIWLSFSHDTDLEIFHSALGIVEPSSDLPTDYVPFPSPYVHSSIVPQSARIYTEKFSCDGTSYVRYIINDSVVPIPKCSDGPGFSCEFSKFQEYIESRIGDVDFPEQCGLKDDVPQDVSFYWDYKSVTYNATLGNF; encoded by the exons ATGGTTTCAATCTCCaaattgatcaacaacGGCTTGCTTCTTGTCGGCCAATCCGTCTTCGAAGACGTTGCAACCCCACAACAAG CTGCCGTTGAACAATACAACGTCGTCAAGTTTTTGGGTGGTTCTGCTCCTTACGTCCAGAGAAACGGCTTTGGTATCAACACCGATCTTCCTGACCAATGTACCTATGAACAAGTACAGCTTTTCTCCAGACACGGTGAACGTTATCCAGCTCAGAGTGATGGAAAGAACTATGAACCAATCTGGAAGAAGTTCCAAAGCTACAATGGCACTTACAAGGGTTCCTTGGCTTTCCTTAACGACTACGAGTACTTTGTTCCAAACTCGGAGTTGTACGAAAAGGAAACTACTCCAGGTAACTCTCAAGGTTTGTACTCCGGTACCACTAACGCTTTGAGACACGGTGCCTACTTCAGATCCAAGTACAACTCGTTGTACAACGAAAACTCAACTGAACCATTGCCAATCTTTACCTCCAACTCTGGTAGATGTGCCATGACTTCTAACTACTTTGCCAGAGGTTTCTTGGGTGAAGACTacgaagaaggtgaaaCCGTCGTCTACAACATTATcgctgaagaagctgatCAGGGTGCCAACTCTTTGACCCCAAGAATCTCCTGTAATACCTACAACTCCAGTCTCCACAACGACGTCGTTAACAAGTACAACACTTCTTACTTGAACACCATCCAAAAGAGATTAGTTGGTGAAAACCCAGGCTTGAACTTGACCGCCACTGACGTCAGCTACTTGTTCGGATGGTGTGCCTATGAAATCAACGTCAGAGGTGCCTCTCCTTTCTGTGAcatcttcaccaatgaagaattcatcaagaactctTATCACACTGACCTTTCAAACTACTACTCCAACGGTCCAGGTAACAATGCTACCTTGGTAATTGGTTCTACATTGTTAAATGCTTCATTGGccttgttgttggatgaagaagctgagAACAAGATCTGGTTGTCTTTCTCCCACGACACTGACTTGGAAATTTTCCACTCTGCTTTGGGCATAGTCGAACCATCTTCTGATTTGCCAACTGACTACGTTCCATTCCCAAGTCCATACGTCCACTCGTCGATTGTTCCTCAAAGTGCCAGAATCTACACTGAGAAGTTCAGCTGCGATGGTACTTCCTATGTCAGATACATTATCAACGACTCTGTTGTCCCAATTCCAAAGTGTTCCGACGGTCCAGGTTTCTCTTGTgaattttccaagttccAAGAATACATCGAAAGCAGAATCGGTGATGTCGACTTCCCAGAACAATGTGGTCTCAAGGATGACGTTCCTCAGGACGTTTCCTTCTACTGGGATTACAAGTCTGTTACCTACAATGCCACCCTTGGTAACTTCTAA